One genomic segment of Halanaerobiales bacterium includes these proteins:
- a CDS encoding AEC family transporter — MDLLFYIFTENIAPIFLIISLGYILNNFFEIDINSLNKLNFYIFVPALVLIQIYNTELKLEMMNIVYFSLLFLVIISLISTALSKYRNYGPSLTNAFKNSTIFFNAGNYSLPLIALIFNNSAYAFSIQVMVLILQTLLIYTVGFFNAGRGKVGLKSSLKKVFMYPPIYVIILAFIMKTFSYDFSGFFLWPAMEYLEQGFISVALLTLGVQLSRIKINLEDPSIYIASFFRLLGGPLIAFLLILILGIDGIMAKVLFITSAAPTAVTTALIAVEYDNQPSFASQVVMMTTILSVFSVTFVIYLSEIIF; from the coding sequence TTGGATTTATTATTTTATATTTTTACTGAAAATATTGCTCCTATATTTTTGATAATTTCTTTAGGATACATATTGAATAATTTTTTTGAGATTGATATAAACTCACTTAATAAATTAAATTTTTATATTTTTGTTCCTGCTTTAGTTTTAATCCAGATTTATAATACAGAACTTAAACTGGAAATGATGAATATAGTATATTTTTCTTTATTATTTTTAGTTATAATTTCATTAATATCTACTGCTTTAAGTAAATATAGGAATTATGGCCCTTCTTTAACTAATGCCTTTAAAAACTCAACTATTTTTTTTAATGCCGGAAATTATAGCCTGCCATTAATTGCTTTGATTTTTAATAATTCAGCCTATGCCTTTTCAATACAGGTAATGGTTTTAATTCTTCAAACTTTATTAATTTATACAGTTGGTTTTTTTAATGCGGGGAGAGGAAAAGTTGGTCTCAAATCTTCACTAAAAAAAGTTTTTATGTATCCTCCAATCTATGTGATAATATTAGCTTTTATTATGAAAACATTTTCCTATGATTTTAGTGGATTTTTTCTCTGGCCGGCAATGGAATATCTAGAACAGGGTTTTATTTCTGTAGCATTGTTAACTCTTGGAGTACAGCTTTCTAGAATAAAAATAAATCTTGAAGATCCTTCAATTTATATTGCAAGTTTTTTTAGATTATTAGGTGGGCCTTTAATTGCTTTTTTATTAATATTAATTTTAGGTATTGATGGAATTATGGCAAAAGTATTATTCATCACTTCTGCTGCTCCAACAGCTGTAACCACTGCCTTGATAGCAGTGGAATATGATAATCAGCCTTCTTTTGCTTCACAGGTAGTTATGATGACAACTATCTTAAGTGTTTTTTCTGTTACTTTTGTAATTTATCTCTCGGAAATAATTTTTTAA